Proteins encoded in a region of the Vicia villosa cultivar HV-30 ecotype Madison, WI linkage group LG5, Vvil1.0, whole genome shotgun sequence genome:
- the LOC131603909 gene encoding T-complex protein 1 subunit delta-like: protein MAAPPHRSSKTESYTDNKRKDDVRQSNIIAARSVANAVRTSLGPKGMDKMISTSSNEVIITNDGATILHKMQVLQPAAKMLVELSKSQDSAAGDGTTTVVVIAGALLEKCLLLLSHGIHPTVISDSLHKASLKAVDILTAMAVPVELSDRESLVKSASTSLNSKVVSQYSSLLAPIAVDSVLSVVDSDKPNMVDLRDVKIVKKLGGTVDDTELVKGLVFDKKVSHAAGGPTRMENAKIAVIQFQISPPKTDIEQSIVVSDYSQMDRILKEERSYILGMIKKIKATGCNVLLIQKSILRDAVTDLSLHYLAKAKILVIKDVERDEIEFITKTLNCLPIANIEHFRVEKLGYADLVEELSLGDGKIVKISGIKDMGKTTTVLVRGSNALVLDEADRSLHDALCVVRCLVAKRFLIAGGGAPEIELSRQLGAWAKVLHGMEGYCIRAFAEALEVIPYTLAENAGLNPIAIVTELRNRHAQGEINAGINVRKGQITNILEENVVQPLLVSTSAITLATECVRMILKIDDIVTVR, encoded by the coding sequence ATGGCGGCTCCACCACACCGTTCATCCAAAACCGAATCCTACACTGACAACAAACGCAAAGATGACGTCCGTCAATCCAACATCATCGCCGCCCGTTCCGTCGCCAACGCCGTCCGCACCAGTCTCGGTCCCAAAGGTATGGACAAAATGATCTCCACTTCTTCCAATGAGGTCATCATCACCAACGACGGCGCCACCATTCTCCACAAGATGCAGGTCCTCCAACCCGCCGCTAAGATGCTCGTTGAACTCTCCAAATCTCAAGACTCCGCTGCTGGTGACGGTACCACCACCGTCGTCGTTATCGCCGGCGCACTTCTGGAAAAATGTCTTCTCCTCCTCTCTCACGGTATCCACCCTACCGTGATCTCCGATTCGCTTCACAAAGCCTCCCTCAAGGCTGTTGATATCCTCACTGCCATGGCTGTCCCGGTCGAACTCTCCGACCGTGAGTCTCTCGTCAAATCGGCAAGCACTTCGCTTAACAGCAAGGTTGTTAGTCAGTACTCTTCACTCCTCGCTCCAATCGCCGTCGATTCGGTTCTCTCCGTTGTGGATTCCGACAAACCTAACATGGTTGATCTCCGTGATGTTAAGATCGTGAAGAAGCTTGGTGGGACTGTTGATGATACTGAGCTTGTGAAGGGTTTGGTGTTTGATAAGAAAGTTAGCCATGCTGCTGGTGGACCTACGCGAATGGAGAATGCGAAGATTGCCGTGATTCAGTTTCAGATTTCGCCTCCCAAGACTGATATTGAACAGAGTATtgtggtgagtgattattctcagaTGGATAGAATTTTGAAGGAAGAGAGGAGTTATATTTTGGGAATGATTAAGAAGATTAAAGCGACGGGTTGTAATGTGTTGTTGATTCAGAAGAGTATTTTGAGAGATGCTGTTACTGATTTGTCTCTGCATTACCTTGCTAAAGCTAAGATTTTGGTGATTAAGGACGTTGAGCGTGACGAGATTGAGTTCATTACCAAGACTCTTAATTGTTTGCCTATTGCTAATATTGAGCATTTTCGTGTTGAGAAGTTGGGTTATGCTGATCTTGTGGAGGAGCTTTCTCTTGGTGATGGGAAGATTGTGAAGATTTCGGGGATTAAGGATATGGGAAAGACCACGACCGTGCTTGTTCGTGGATCCAATGCGCTTGTGCTGGATGAGGCTGACAGGAGTCTGCATGATGCTCTGTGTGTTGTTAGATGTTTGGTTGCGAAGAGGTTTTTGATAGCTGGTGGTGGTGCGCCGGAGATAGAGTTGTCTAGGCAATTGGGTGCTTGGGCGAAGGTGTTGCATGGAATGGAGGGTTACTGCATTCGAGCGTTTGCTGAGGCGCTTGAAGTCATTCCTTATACTTTGGCTGAGAATGCTGGTTTGAATCCGATTGCGATTGTTACTGAGCTGAGGAATCGTCATGCGCAGGGTGAGATAAACGCTGGAATCAATGTGAGGAAAGGTCAAATTACAAACATCCTGGAAGAGAATGTGGTGCAGCCTCTGCTTGTAAGCACAAGCGCTATAACCTTGGCAACAGAGTGTGTGCGGATGATTTTGAAGATTGATGATATTGTCACTGTGAGGTAG